A single genomic interval of Meles meles chromosome 9, mMelMel3.1 paternal haplotype, whole genome shotgun sequence harbors:
- the TMEM237 gene encoding transmembrane protein 237 isoform X3 codes for MRADSGLRLEALPRPPRALPPVPSDNQGDIPLSRPKKKKPKTKNTPGSASLEGLVQAAVRRPSEGSEPPTKESTEHPEEAPVQRRQKRTRLPLELETSLTQKKTSSLLRNENGIDVEPAEETVIQKPRRKTKKTQPAELQYANELGVEDEDIITDERSGPEQQSVFTAPTGVSQPVGKVFVEKSRRFQAADRSELIKTTENIEVSMDMKLSWTTRDVALSVHRAFRIDFAKTSVAIRNFLALDPTALASFLYFTALILSLSQQMTSDRIHLYTPSSVNGSLWAAGIEEQVLQPWIVVNLVVALLVGLSWLFLSYRPGTDLSEELMFSSDVEEYPEKDKGLKASS; via the exons ATGAGGGCGGACTCGGGGCTTCGGCTGGAGGCCCTCCCG CGTCCTCCACGAGCCCTTCCACCTGTGCCAAG TGATAATCAAG gtgaTATTCCACTTAGTCGTCCTAAGAAAAAGaagcccaaaacaaaaaacacaccag GTAGTGCTTCTTTGGAAGGCCTTGTTCAGGCTGCTGTTCGCAGGCCATCTGAGGGCAGTGAGCCACCAACTAAAGAATCCACAGAGCATCCAGAAGAAGCTCCTGTTcaaaggagacagaagaggacCAGACTACCTCTTG AATTGGAGACTTCCTTAACCCAAAAGAAGACTTCATCTTTATTACGAAATGAAAATGGTATTGATGTGGAGCCGGCTGAAGAGACAGTTATTCAAAAACCTCGAAGGAAGACAAA GAAAACCCAGCCAGCAGAATTACAGTATGCCAATGAACTAGGCGTTGAAGATGAAGACATAATTACTGATGAGCGAAGTGGCCCAGAACAACAGTCTGTATTCACTGCACCCACTGGAGTTAGCCAGCCTGTAGGCAAAGTGTTTGTGGAAAAAAGCC GGCGATTCCAGGCTGCTGATCGTTCAGAGTTGATAAAGACCACAGAAAATATAGAGGTGTCGATGGACATGAAGCTTTCCTGGACGACCAGAGATGTCGCACTCTCAGTCCACCGGGCCTTCAG GATCGACTTTGCTAAAACGTCAGTAGCGATCCGAAATTTCCTTGCCCTGGATCCAACAGCTTTAGCATCTTTCT tGTACTTTACTGCTCTTATATTATCTCTGAGTCAGCAAATGACAAGTGACAGAATCCATCTTTACACACCTTCTTCTGTTAATGGTAGCCTCTG GGCAGCAGGTATTGAGGAACAGGTTCTCCAGCCGTGGATTGTGGTGAATCTGGTGGTGGCCCTTCTGGTTGGACTGTCGTGGCTTTTTTTGTCTTATAGACCAGGCACGGATCTTAGTGAAG AGTTGATGTTCTCCTCTGACGTGGAAGAATATCCTGAAAAAGATAAAGGACTCAAAGCCTCTTCATAA
- the TMEM237 gene encoding transmembrane protein 237 isoform X1, whose amino-acid sequence MRADSGLRLEALPRPPRALPPVPSDNQGDIPLSRPKKKKPKTKNTPGSASLEGLVQAAVRRPSEGSEPPTKESTEHPEEAPVQRRQKRTRLPLELETSLTQKKTSSLLRNENGIDVEPAEETVIQKPRRKTKKTQPAELQYANELGVEDEDIITDERSGPEQQSVFTAPTGVSQPVGKVFVEKSRRFQAADRSELIKTTENIEVSMDMKLSWTTRDVALSVHRAFRMIGLFSHGFLAGCAVWNIVFIYVLAGDQLSNLSNLLQQYKSLAYPFQSLLYLLLALSTVSTFDRIDFAKTSVAIRNFLALDPTALASFLYFTALILSLSQQMTSDRIHLYTPSSVNGSLWAAGIEEQVLQPWIVVNLVVALLVGLSWLFLSYRPGTDLSEELMFSSDVEEYPEKDKGLKASS is encoded by the exons ATGAGGGCGGACTCGGGGCTTCGGCTGGAGGCCCTCCCG CGTCCTCCACGAGCCCTTCCACCTGTGCCAAG TGATAATCAAG gtgaTATTCCACTTAGTCGTCCTAAGAAAAAGaagcccaaaacaaaaaacacaccag GTAGTGCTTCTTTGGAAGGCCTTGTTCAGGCTGCTGTTCGCAGGCCATCTGAGGGCAGTGAGCCACCAACTAAAGAATCCACAGAGCATCCAGAAGAAGCTCCTGTTcaaaggagacagaagaggacCAGACTACCTCTTG AATTGGAGACTTCCTTAACCCAAAAGAAGACTTCATCTTTATTACGAAATGAAAATGGTATTGATGTGGAGCCGGCTGAAGAGACAGTTATTCAAAAACCTCGAAGGAAGACAAA GAAAACCCAGCCAGCAGAATTACAGTATGCCAATGAACTAGGCGTTGAAGATGAAGACATAATTACTGATGAGCGAAGTGGCCCAGAACAACAGTCTGTATTCACTGCACCCACTGGAGTTAGCCAGCCTGTAGGCAAAGTGTTTGTGGAAAAAAGCC GGCGATTCCAGGCTGCTGATCGTTCAGAGTTGATAAAGACCACAGAAAATATAGAGGTGTCGATGGACATGAAGCTTTCCTGGACGACCAGAGATGTCGCACTCTCAGTCCACCGGGCCTTCAG GATGATTGGTCTCTTCTCTCATGGCTTCTTGGCTGGCTGTGCTGTGTGGAACATTGTTTTCATATATGTtctagcaggagatcagctttcTAACCTCTCCAACCTTCTGCAACAGTACAAGTCCTTAGCATATCCATTCCAGAGTCTTCTCTACTTGCTTTTAGCTCTAAGTACAGTTTCAACTTTTGACAG GATCGACTTTGCTAAAACGTCAGTAGCGATCCGAAATTTCCTTGCCCTGGATCCAACAGCTTTAGCATCTTTCT tGTACTTTACTGCTCTTATATTATCTCTGAGTCAGCAAATGACAAGTGACAGAATCCATCTTTACACACCTTCTTCTGTTAATGGTAGCCTCTG GGCAGCAGGTATTGAGGAACAGGTTCTCCAGCCGTGGATTGTGGTGAATCTGGTGGTGGCCCTTCTGGTTGGACTGTCGTGGCTTTTTTTGTCTTATAGACCAGGCACGGATCTTAGTGAAG AGTTGATGTTCTCCTCTGACGTGGAAGAATATCCTGAAAAAGATAAAGGACTCAAAGCCTCTTCATAA
- the TMEM237 gene encoding transmembrane protein 237 isoform X2, translating to MGKKQVRPPRALPPVPSDNQGDIPLSRPKKKKPKTKNTPGSASLEGLVQAAVRRPSEGSEPPTKESTEHPEEAPVQRRQKRTRLPLELETSLTQKKTSSLLRNENGIDVEPAEETVIQKPRRKTKKTQPAELQYANELGVEDEDIITDERSGPEQQSVFTAPTGVSQPVGKVFVEKSRRFQAADRSELIKTTENIEVSMDMKLSWTTRDVALSVHRAFRMIGLFSHGFLAGCAVWNIVFIYVLAGDQLSNLSNLLQQYKSLAYPFQSLLYLLLALSTVSTFDRIDFAKTSVAIRNFLALDPTALASFLYFTALILSLSQQMTSDRIHLYTPSSVNGSLWAAGIEEQVLQPWIVVNLVVALLVGLSWLFLSYRPGTDLSEELMFSSDVEEYPEKDKGLKASS from the exons ATGGGAAAGAAGCAGGTG CGTCCTCCACGAGCCCTTCCACCTGTGCCAAG TGATAATCAAG gtgaTATTCCACTTAGTCGTCCTAAGAAAAAGaagcccaaaacaaaaaacacaccag GTAGTGCTTCTTTGGAAGGCCTTGTTCAGGCTGCTGTTCGCAGGCCATCTGAGGGCAGTGAGCCACCAACTAAAGAATCCACAGAGCATCCAGAAGAAGCTCCTGTTcaaaggagacagaagaggacCAGACTACCTCTTG AATTGGAGACTTCCTTAACCCAAAAGAAGACTTCATCTTTATTACGAAATGAAAATGGTATTGATGTGGAGCCGGCTGAAGAGACAGTTATTCAAAAACCTCGAAGGAAGACAAA GAAAACCCAGCCAGCAGAATTACAGTATGCCAATGAACTAGGCGTTGAAGATGAAGACATAATTACTGATGAGCGAAGTGGCCCAGAACAACAGTCTGTATTCACTGCACCCACTGGAGTTAGCCAGCCTGTAGGCAAAGTGTTTGTGGAAAAAAGCC GGCGATTCCAGGCTGCTGATCGTTCAGAGTTGATAAAGACCACAGAAAATATAGAGGTGTCGATGGACATGAAGCTTTCCTGGACGACCAGAGATGTCGCACTCTCAGTCCACCGGGCCTTCAG GATGATTGGTCTCTTCTCTCATGGCTTCTTGGCTGGCTGTGCTGTGTGGAACATTGTTTTCATATATGTtctagcaggagatcagctttcTAACCTCTCCAACCTTCTGCAACAGTACAAGTCCTTAGCATATCCATTCCAGAGTCTTCTCTACTTGCTTTTAGCTCTAAGTACAGTTTCAACTTTTGACAG GATCGACTTTGCTAAAACGTCAGTAGCGATCCGAAATTTCCTTGCCCTGGATCCAACAGCTTTAGCATCTTTCT tGTACTTTACTGCTCTTATATTATCTCTGAGTCAGCAAATGACAAGTGACAGAATCCATCTTTACACACCTTCTTCTGTTAATGGTAGCCTCTG GGCAGCAGGTATTGAGGAACAGGTTCTCCAGCCGTGGATTGTGGTGAATCTGGTGGTGGCCCTTCTGGTTGGACTGTCGTGGCTTTTTTTGTCTTATAGACCAGGCACGGATCTTAGTGAAG AGTTGATGTTCTCCTCTGACGTGGAAGAATATCCTGAAAAAGATAAAGGACTCAAAGCCTCTTCATAA